Proteins from one Bacteroides zhangwenhongii genomic window:
- a CDS encoding alcohol dehydrogenase has product MLAYTYIEHGKFELQEKARPEIKDSRDAIVRVTLGSICTSDLHIKHGSVPRAVPGITVGHEMVGVVEQVGADVTLVKPGDRVTVNVETFCGECFFCKHGYVNNCTDPNGGWALGCRIDGGQAEYVRVPYADQGLNRIPDTVSDEQALFVGDVLATGFWAARISEITEEDTVLIIGAGPTGICTLLCVMLKKPKRIIICEKSPERIRFVHEHYPDVLVTEPENCKEFVLKNSDHGGADVVLEVAGSDDSFHLAWNCARPNAIVTIVALYDNPQLLPLPDMYGKNLIFKTGGVDGCDCAEILALIEEGKIDTTPLITHRFPLNEIEEAYRIFENKLDGVIKVAIYK; this is encoded by the coding sequence ATGCTTGCATACACATATATTGAACACGGAAAGTTTGAATTGCAGGAGAAAGCGAGACCGGAAATAAAGGATTCACGGGATGCAATCGTACGTGTAACACTTGGTAGCATCTGCACCAGTGATCTTCATATTAAACATGGCAGTGTGCCGCGTGCTGTGCCCGGAATAACTGTCGGGCATGAGATGGTAGGTGTGGTAGAACAAGTAGGGGCTGATGTCACTTTGGTGAAGCCTGGTGACAGGGTGACTGTGAATGTCGAAACTTTCTGCGGTGAGTGTTTTTTCTGTAAGCATGGATATGTGAATAACTGTACTGATCCTAATGGCGGTTGGGCTTTGGGTTGTCGAATAGATGGCGGTCAGGCGGAATATGTCAGAGTTCCTTATGCGGATCAGGGTTTGAACCGTATTCCGGATACAGTGAGTGATGAACAAGCTTTGTTTGTCGGTGATGTGCTTGCAACAGGTTTTTGGGCAGCACGCATCTCGGAAATTACCGAGGAAGATACTGTTCTTATCATCGGTGCCGGACCTACCGGGATTTGTACTTTGTTGTGTGTGATGCTGAAGAAGCCAAAACGCATTATTATCTGTGAGAAGTCTCCTGAAAGAATTCGGTTTGTCCACGAGCATTATCCTGATGTGTTGGTGACTGAACCGGAAAACTGCAAGGAATTTGTTCTCAAGAACAGTGACCATGGTGGTGCAGATGTTGTTTTGGAAGTGGCAGGGAGTGACGATTCCTTCCATTTGGCTTGGAATTGTGCCCGTCCTAATGCTATTGTCACGATTGTAGCCCTCTATGATAATCCACAGCTTCTTCCTTTACCTGATATGTATGGCAAGAATTTGATTTTCAAAACAGGGGGAGTGGATGGCTGCGACTGTGCCGAAATCCTTGCACTGATTGAGGAAGGTAAAATTGATACTACTCCTCTTATTACACATCGGTTTCCATTGAATGAGATTGAGGAGGCTTACCGCATTTTCGAGAACAAGTTGGATGGGGTTATTAAAGTAGCAATTTATAAATAA
- a CDS encoding AAA domain-containing protein, with product MIDTSENLIIIKGQIKTPEIESCQNHNGNYKVVFRNVPSAYTYKEENVLWLTDPDKPDPNNYQIISKGRTLSNIKALSIFKARSHNYWHIRFQNGKEYDYREKDLEIIESCLGESRSKSIFEYLKKVADANELKADDGTKLLAKQYEKIHFIANNRAIAVYLNPQKYKMRTQTASTLIFPFGCNASQQKAVQAAFENQISVVQGPPGTGKTQTILNIIANILVRGKTVQVVSNNNSAIVNVLEKLSKYDMGFIVALLGSTANKEKFIETQEEEKQYPENFESWHDADANQPQFLNQIHHQTEELKSIFSKQERLAMARQEIQALKIEWQHYLQEFGTKEITLKQRKSSSSADLLNLWNECQQFAEKEQSSSLRGIAALIQRLKWLFFKFRSKAICKIPDKGFYKREMSLIIADFQILFYQTKYAELEVEIDTLEKELANKDAAEMARQMADTSMKYLKNQLFHTYGNNHDKPIFTLPDLRNNWREVQKEYPIILSTTFSSLSSLQRDAVYDYIIMDEASQVSVETGALALSCAKNAIIVGDTMQLPNVITEEDKEKLNFIANACLIKPEYDCANMSFLQSICKVIPNVPQTLLREHYRCHPRIINFCNQKFYGGDLVIMTRDKGEEDVICAIRTAKGNHSRSHMNQREIDVIKEEVLPNLSYETDEIGVIAPYNKQVDAVKSALEEDIDVATVHKFQGREKDAIIMTTVDDVITSFSDDPNLLNVAVSRAKSQFYLVVSGNEQPKDCNISDLIAYIEYNNGTVSTSKIHSIFDYLYEQYTDARIAYLKKHKKISEYDSENLTFALLEDILKENINMRHLNIICHLPLYMLIQDYSLLNEEESKYAANINTHIDFLIYNRVSKQPVLAIETDGYTFHKSGTSQSERDIKKDRILELYGIPLVRLSTIGSNEKKIIGDKLSEVLNLH from the coding sequence ATGATAGATACTTCCGAAAATCTGATTATTATAAAAGGTCAAATCAAGACTCCTGAAATAGAAAGCTGCCAAAATCATAATGGCAACTATAAGGTAGTATTCCGGAATGTTCCCAGTGCGTATACTTACAAAGAAGAAAATGTTCTTTGGCTGACTGATCCGGACAAACCGGACCCCAATAATTATCAAATAATCAGTAAAGGGAGAACTTTATCAAACATTAAAGCCTTATCTATTTTTAAGGCCAGATCACACAACTATTGGCACATTCGTTTTCAGAATGGTAAAGAGTATGATTACAGAGAAAAGGACTTAGAAATTATCGAATCATGCTTGGGAGAGAGTCGTTCGAAAAGCATATTCGAATATTTGAAGAAAGTTGCCGATGCAAACGAATTGAAAGCTGATGACGGAACGAAGCTATTAGCAAAACAATATGAAAAAATTCATTTCATCGCAAACAACAGAGCTATTGCTGTATATCTGAATCCACAAAAATATAAAATGCGGACCCAGACTGCCTCAACCTTGATTTTTCCTTTCGGTTGTAATGCAAGCCAGCAAAAAGCAGTCCAGGCAGCTTTTGAAAATCAAATCAGCGTTGTGCAAGGACCTCCGGGAACCGGAAAGACACAAACGATTCTGAACATCATTGCCAATATCCTTGTGCGTGGTAAGACTGTTCAGGTAGTATCTAATAATAACTCCGCCATCGTCAATGTACTTGAGAAGTTATCCAAATACGATATGGGTTTCATTGTTGCATTGCTTGGCAGCACAGCTAACAAAGAGAAATTCATCGAGACTCAAGAAGAGGAAAAACAATATCCGGAGAACTTTGAGTCATGGCATGATGCGGATGCCAACCAACCTCAATTTCTCAATCAGATACATCATCAGACAGAAGAACTAAAAAGCATATTTTCCAAACAGGAACGCCTTGCCATGGCAAGACAGGAAATACAAGCTTTAAAAATAGAGTGGCAACATTATCTGCAAGAGTTCGGCACAAAAGAAATTACTCTCAAACAACGAAAGAGTTCCAGTTCGGCAGACCTTCTGAATTTATGGAATGAATGTCAGCAATTTGCAGAAAAAGAACAATCATCAAGTCTTCGGGGAATAGCAGCTCTTATTCAACGGTTGAAATGGTTATTCTTTAAATTCAGGAGCAAAGCGATTTGTAAAATCCCCGATAAAGGTTTTTATAAACGGGAGATGAGTTTGATTATCGCCGACTTCCAAATCTTATTCTACCAAACAAAGTATGCAGAACTGGAAGTTGAAATAGACACATTAGAAAAGGAACTTGCCAACAAAGATGCAGCAGAAATGGCTAGACAAATGGCTGATACATCAATGAAATATCTAAAGAATCAGTTATTTCACACCTATGGCAATAATCATGACAAACCCATCTTTACACTCCCTGATCTAAGAAATAATTGGCGAGAGGTACAAAAAGAATACCCTATTATATTAAGTACGACCTTTTCATCATTAAGCAGTCTACAGCGAGATGCTGTATATGATTATATCATTATGGACGAAGCGTCGCAGGTTTCCGTTGAAACCGGAGCTTTAGCCTTGTCATGTGCTAAAAATGCAATCATTGTCGGCGACACCATGCAACTCCCCAATGTAATCACAGAAGAAGATAAGGAAAAGCTAAACTTTATCGCTAATGCCTGCCTGATTAAGCCGGAATATGATTGTGCCAATATGAGTTTTTTGCAATCCATCTGCAAAGTTATTCCAAATGTACCGCAGACCTTGTTACGGGAACATTATCGATGCCATCCTCGAATCATCAACTTCTGCAATCAGAAATTCTATGGTGGAGATCTTGTCATCATGACACGTGATAAAGGAGAAGAGGATGTCATTTGTGCCATACGGACAGCCAAAGGTAACCATTCCCGCAGTCACATGAATCAACGGGAAATAGATGTTATCAAAGAGGAAGTACTACCGAATCTATCTTATGAAACAGATGAAATTGGCGTCATTGCTCCATATAACAAACAAGTAGATGCAGTAAAATCCGCACTTGAAGAGGATATTGATGTCGCAACAGTCCATAAATTTCAGGGAAGAGAAAAGGATGCTATCATTATGACCACTGTCGACGATGTCATCACTTCCTTTTCCGACGATCCCAACCTGCTCAATGTTGCTGTTTCGAGGGCTAAGTCACAATTTTATTTAGTCGTATCGGGAAACGAACAACCCAAAGACTGCAATATTAGCGATTTGATCGCTTATATCGAATATAACAATGGCACTGTTTCCACCAGTAAGATTCATTCTATATTCGATTACCTATATGAGCAATATACAGATGCACGAATTGCCTATTTGAAGAAGCATAAAAAAATATCCGAATACGATTCCGAGAATCTTACATTTGCCTTACTTGAAGATATCCTGAAAGAAAATATCAATATGCGTCATTTGAATATCATTTGCCATTTACCACTCTATATGTTGATTCAGGATTATTCTCTATTGAATGAAGAGGAAAGCAAATATGCTGCAAATATAAACACTCATATTGATTTTCTGATTTATAATCGTGTGAGTAAACAACCGGTATTGGCTATTGAGACGGATGGTTATACATTCCACAAATCAGGGACAAGTCAGTCTGAACGTGATATTAAAAAGGATCGTATCTTAGAGTTGTACGGAATTCCGTTGGTGAGATTGTCTACCATCGGTAGTAATGAGAAGAAAATTATTGGAGATAAGTTAAGCGAAGTATTAAACTTGCATTAG
- a CDS encoding IS110 family RNA-guided transposase, translating to MAGIHFDQVVSRGCGMDIHKKVVVATVQGEGICKETKSFDTFTSSLTQLREWLVSLGITHVAMESTGVYWKPIYNVFEDYIRNIWIVNARHIKNVPGHKTDKNDSEWICQLLMAGLLKPSFIPPREQRELRDLTRYRRKLIETVSANKNRIIRTLEDGNVKLSSVLSDTSGSTATKLIEMLCDGRIPTLADIESVRHKRCLHSAEEMLEACTGYMNSHKIYMLQKIRSCNRRLTEEITEMDRHIKEILSPYEDVIARLSEIPGVQNRTCEELIAEIGLDMGNFPTAAHLCSWAGMCPGNNESAGKKKSGRTSHGDKHVRATLVEAAWAASRTKGTFFMERFNRLAPRKGNKKALIAVGHSLLKCIHYVLSTDGRYKELGDSYVPEKKEKQRKEYLKGELKKLGYHVVLTKKKD from the coding sequence ATGGCAGGGATTCATTTCGATCAGGTTGTATCGCGCGGTTGCGGTATGGACATCCACAAGAAGGTGGTGGTAGCGACGGTCCAAGGCGAAGGGATCTGTAAGGAGACCAAGTCTTTTGACACCTTCACGAGTTCTTTGACACAATTGAGAGAATGGTTGGTATCATTAGGAATCACTCACGTTGCGATGGAGAGCACTGGAGTGTATTGGAAACCGATATACAACGTGTTCGAGGATTACATCCGCAACATCTGGATTGTCAATGCCCGTCACATCAAGAATGTTCCGGGTCACAAGACAGACAAGAACGACAGTGAGTGGATATGCCAGTTGCTAATGGCAGGATTGCTCAAGCCCAGTTTTATTCCCCCTCGTGAGCAGCGCGAGCTTAGGGATCTTACTCGTTACCGCCGCAAGCTGATAGAAACGGTGTCGGCCAACAAGAACCGCATCATCCGTACGCTTGAGGACGGCAATGTCAAGTTGTCCAGCGTTCTGAGCGACACGAGCGGCTCAACTGCGACCAAACTGATAGAAATGCTTTGCGATGGCAGGATTCCGACATTGGCAGACATAGAGTCTGTACGACACAAGCGTTGTCTGCATTCCGCGGAGGAAATGCTTGAGGCATGCACGGGTTATATGAACAGCCACAAGATATACATGCTTCAGAAGATACGTTCATGCAACAGACGGCTCACGGAGGAAATCACGGAGATGGACAGGCATATCAAGGAAATCCTCTCTCCCTACGAAGATGTCATTGCAAGGCTGAGCGAGATACCCGGAGTGCAAAACCGCACCTGCGAGGAACTGATAGCCGAGATTGGTCTTGACATGGGCAACTTTCCTACTGCGGCGCATCTTTGTTCCTGGGCAGGAATGTGTCCAGGCAACAACGAAAGTGCTGGCAAGAAGAAGAGCGGAAGGACGAGCCACGGAGACAAGCATGTAAGGGCTACACTCGTTGAAGCCGCATGGGCTGCCTCACGAACAAAAGGGACGTTCTTCATGGAACGCTTCAACCGACTTGCCCCACGCAAGGGCAACAAAAAGGCGTTGATTGCCGTTGGGCACTCCCTTCTCAAGTGCATACACTATGTGTTGTCAACAGACGGAAGATACAAGGAGCTTGGAGACAGTTATGTGCCTGAGAAGAAAGAGAAGCAACGCAAGGAATACCTGAAAGGTGAGTTAAAGAAACTTGGCTACCATGTAGTCCTGACGAAGAAAAAAGATTAG